Genomic window (Enterobacteriaceae bacterium 4M9):
GAGGATCGCTTTGCGCTTCGGCTCCCGCCATCACAATAAACCGCCAGTTATGCACATACTCCTCGCCAAACATCAGCACGCAGTGATGAATAAAAGCCAGCAGCTTATCCTGGTAACCCGCTTCATCACTTAACAGGTTTTCATCTCGAATGCGCACCAGCAGACCAATGCCGGCACGGTGTAGAAAACTGATAGCCAGATCGGCATTGCTGTAGCGTGACCATGTGGGAAACTGCTCGTCGGTATGAAAGTCTGGCATGATGGTATCGCCAGAAATCAACTGGTGAACTTCAATCCAGCCCAGGGGTAACTGGCGGCGGGCTAGCATTATCTGCTGCTGAATGTGGCTTTTGAGGATCTCATCGAGTTTACCCACCGCCAGCACGTAGCGTCGTTTTGCCAGCGTTACCGGTTTATCCGGAAGCTGTCTGGCGTTGATAAGCAGTTTTTCCGTCGCACCGCTCTCCTGCCACAAATTTTCGCCGTCACGTGCCTGCCCGGTGAGCAGCGCAAACAACTCAGCGTAGCTAAACGGCAGCGTTTTATCTTCGGCAAGCGCGTCACTGGCCGGATTGCTGCCGCCCTCGCGCAATGTCTGGCGAAACTGGCGCGGCGTGACACCGTAACGTTTTTTAAACAATACCGTGAACGTGCGAATATCAGGAAACCCGCAGGAATGAGCAATCTGGTACAGCGCCCGGTTGGAGGTCGCCATTTCACTCACCACCCGACGCAGGCGAATATCGGCCAGTCGGCTACGGAAGCTGTCACCCACTTCCTGACTGAACAGGCGGGAAAGATAAGCCTCCGTGACGTGCTGGGTTTGCGCTGCCTCGCGCAGCGTGACGTTTTCGGCGTAATGGGTTTCCATCCATTCCAGCACCCGCTCAATACGCTGGCTGTATCCCCCGGCACGCTTAACTGGCGCAGGGATTTTGCAGTACTGCGTGAGAATACGCAGGATAAGCGGCAGGCGGCTGTGGATCTCCATGAGCCCCAGTTCAGGGTTGCCCTGTAAATGAGAGATAGCCACTTCCGCGATGTGCTGGCGCAAGCGCACGCTGCTGCTGGCCTCTCTGCCACGCTCAGGCTTGAAATACCAACTGGCAAGATTGCTGGTAAAGCGCGACAAATATAAAGACGGCAACGTCAGCACAATGATCAGGTTGTCGCCCTTACCACTGAGCCGCCATGTGCTGTTGCGGTTAACCACCGCCAGTTCACCTGCGCTGTAACGGGCGGCCTGCTCGTCGAGCACCAGCGTCACATCGCCCTTCAGCACGGAAATGATCGTTAATGCGTTCTCCCGGCTGCCCACGAGGTTCACGATGTTAATAATGTCGAGATTAAATTCCCGCTCATAGTGTTGCTGCATCACCCCGGCCTCCTTGCACAATGATAATGCCGGCAAAATAGCAAATATCACCCGGTGTTTTTTTGACATTGCTTATTTTTAACACAGCAAGGAAGTCATTAAGTGGTGTTTTTTGTCCAAAATGCCGCCTGTTTTCTTTGCTACCCCCTTCGTATTATTCAGCACATAACCACAAATCAAGAAGGGATATCCTTATGACGCGACAGGATTTTATGGCCCAGAACGCCGGGCGCTATGTGGAGCTGAGAAGAGAACTGCACCAGCATCCGGAAATTGGGCTTGAAGAGAAGCGCACCAGCGATATCGTGGCAGACTGCCTGAGCAAAATGGGTTATCAGGTTACGCGTGGTCTGGCTGGCACCGGCGTGGTAGGCACACTTAAAGCAGGCAACGGCAACAAATCTATTGGTCTGCGTGCCGACATGGATGCCCTGCCGATGGCCGAGCATTCTGGCAAAGCCTGGAGCAGCAAAGTCGAAGGAAAATTCCATGGTTGCGGCCATGATGGCCACACCGCTACCCTGCTGCTTGCCGCGGATTATCTGGCGAAGACGCGCAATTTTAACGGCACCCTGAACCTGATTTTCCAGCCAGGTGAAGAGCTGCTCTACGGCGGCCGACTGATGCTGGAAGACGGCCTGTTCAGTCAGTTCCCGTGCGACGCCATTTTCGCGATGCACAATATGCCAGGTCTGAAGAAAGGCAGCCTGCATTTTCGCAAAGGGCCGATGATGGCCTCCTCCGACACGCTGGAAATTGAAATCACCGGTAAAGGCGGCCACGGCGCTATCCCTGAGCGCACAATTGACGCGGGCCTCGTTGCCTGTCACGTCGTGGTTGCGCTACAAAGCATCGTCTCCCGTAACGTAACGCCGTTTGAGCCTGCGGTGGTGACGGTCGGCAGTATTCAGTCCGGCGTGGCGCCAAACATCATCAACGCCAGCGCGAAGCTGCTGTTAAGCGTACGCACGCTTAACCCGCAGGTGCGCACCATGGTGCTGGATAATATCACCCGTATCGCCTGCTCCCAGGCTGAGAGTTTCGGCGCAAGCGCCAGCGTCAATCACCTCAACGGCAGCCCGGTACTGGTTAACAGCCCGGAAATGACCGATTTCGCATTGAGCGTGGCGCGCGAGCTGGTTGATGAATCAATGATTTGCCCACACACGCCTCCCATGATGAGCAGTGAAGATTTCGCTTTCATGCTAGAAGCTAACCCGAACGGCACTTACTTCTTCGTAGGCGCAGGCGACGAACCGGGGCGCTGCATGGTGCACAACCCAGGCTACGACTTTAACGACGACATTATTGTACCGGCGGCCACCTTCTGGAGCGCCCTTGCCGAAACCTGGCTGAAATAAGGCCTGACGACCTCTTTCGCCCCGGGATCAGGGGCTTTTTATAAAATCTGGGAATGTAATTTATGGCTACCTTGGACGTTAAAAACAGTCAGGCAACAACAGCCTTTAAGGGCAACGACCGCCTGACATTCGGGATTGTACTGGGCGTGCTGACGTTCTGGTTGTTTGCACAATCGATAGTGAGCGTTGTACCTGCCATTCAGGGCGACACTGCCATTGCAATTGAATCACTGAACCTCGCCATCAGCCTCACCGCCCTGTTCTCGGGCTGCTTTATTGTGGTGGCTGGCGGGCTTGCCGATAAGATTGGTCGTGTGCGTATGACCAACATCGGCTTTGTACTGAGCATCATTGGCTGCCTGCTGATTATTTTCGCGCAGGATGCAACGATGTTCACCGCCGGGCGCATCACCCAGGGGCTGTCTGGTGCCTGCATCATGCCGTCAACGCTTGCGCTGATGAAAACCTATTATGAAGGCAAAGAGCGCCAACGCGCCCTGAGCTTCTGGTCTATTGGCTCCTGGGGCGGTTCCGGTATCTGTCTGCTGGCAGGCGGTGCAATTGCCACCACGCTTGGCTGGAAATGGATTTTTATCTTCTCCATCATCTGCGCCGTGCTGGGTATGCTGCTGATTCGTGGCACGCCGGAGAGCAAAGCTGAATCGGCCGGTAATACGCCGTTTGACTATGCAGGCCTGTTCTTCTTTGTCGTAGGACTGGTTTCACTGAACCTGGTCATTACCAAAGGTAGCGCTATGGGCTGGACCAGTGGCTGGACATTGGGTCTCGGTGCGCTGTTCCTGGCCGCTGCGGTGATTTTCTTCACCCTTATGCTGCGCAAAAAACAGTTAGGCTTCATTGATTTCGCGCTCTTTAAAAACCGTCCGTACAGTGCTGCCACGTTCTCTAACTTCATGCTGAACGCCGTTGCTGGCACCATGATTGTGGCAAGCCTTTATGTACAAAGCGGGCGCGGCTTCAACGCCTTCCAGTCTGGTATGCTGACTATTGGTTACCTGGTTGCGGTACTGGCAATGATCCGCGTGGGTGAGCGTCTGTTGCAGAAAGTTGGCGCGAAAAAAACCGATGATGTGGGGCACTTCTATGACCGGTGTGGGTGTGGCACTGATGTCCCTGACCTTCCTTGGTAATACGCCGTATCTGATTGCGGTGTTCGTGGGCTACATTCTGTTTGGTCTGGGTCTTGGCTTCTATGCCACACCGTCAACCGATACCGCTATTTCTAACGCACCTGCCGATAAAATCGGCGTCGCGTCCGGCATCTATAAAATGGCAAGTTCGCTTGGCGGTGCATTCGGCGTGGCAATTTCGGCCTCCGTTTATGCAGCGCTGGCACCGAGCGGTGCGGCATATGCAGCGACCGTAGGCCTGCTGGTTAACGTCGCGTTTTGTCTGGCATCGCTTATTGCGATTATCGTGATGGTGCCAAACAACGCCGGTAAGCCTGGTTCGCGTTGATTTTACGCCGTTTTCCGAGTTTTAAGCGCCGCACAGCGGCGCTTTTTTATTGTCACAATAAAAAAGCCGGTCAGTGACTGACCGGCTTACAGGCTGAAGCCATTAACTTTTCTCGCGCCGCGACGGCAGGGTTTTGAGCAACTCTTCTGGCGATACCGAACCCACCACGCTGCCCGGCAGCGGCATTTTCAGCACGTGGTTTTTCATCTTACCGATGACATGCATTTCACAAGGACGGCAGTCGAATTTCAGCGTCAGCACTTCATCCTGGTGCACCAGTTGCATTGGCGTGGCACGCCAGCTTTTGATATTGCCTTTTGCCTGCTTCGGGCACAGGTTGAAGGCAAAGCGCAGACAGTGCTTGGTAATCATCACCGGCACGTCGTCTTTTTCTTCATGTGCCTCATAGGCCGCGTCAATCAGTTCCACGCCGTGGCGCTGCCAGAACTGGCGCGCCTTGTCGTTATACACGTTGGCAAGAAACGTCAGATGGCTCTCCGGCCACACTGGCGGCGGTGTGCTTTCTGCCTTGCGGGTAACGCGCGAGTATGCCGCAACGCGCGCTGCATCGAGCATGTCGATGGTCTCGCGGCGCAGTTGGTTAAGCTGGCCGTTTGGCACGAAGTACATTTCTGGCAGCGTAAGCTGGACGTGGCTTGCGCGATAAATCGTCTGCCCGAGCTTCGCAAGCCCTGTTTCCAGCGCCTCGCGGCCTTTTTGCGCGTCGTTCGCGGCATTGAACTGGCCGTCGAGCGTATGGGTGACGCTCACGCCGTCTTCGCTGGTGGCGGTTAAAATCAACTGCTCTTCCCAGCCGCCCAACTCAAGTTTAACGTCAATACGTCGCTCGCTGGAGTGCTTGAGCAGCGCCTGCTGCCAGCGGTGGTCGAGGTTACGGCTAAGCGGATGTGGCAAACGCAGCTTGCGCAGCCCTTCCGGCAGTTCGTTAGGCCACAAACGCCAGCGCCCATTGCCGGTTTTTTCTGCCACGTTGACGCGAAACCCCACCACGTCGCGCTTCACCATGGCGTTCAGGCCATCGCCGTTCGCCATCTCTTCGTTGCTCTGCACGTCAATCCAGTCCGGTCCCACTTTCACCAACTCGCCTACCGGCAGGCCGACAAACGTAGGTGAATCAAACGCGCCGATATCCCCCTGGCGACCGTTCACGAAATAGTCGGTGCTGCCACGGTGGAAGGTTTTATCCGGCGACGGCGCAAAGAAATGCTGAGTGCGCCCGTGCGACGCGGGGTGCAAATCGCTGCGATCTTCAAGCAGCGCGTCAAGCTGCTGGCGATACCAGGCCGTGATGTTTTTCACGTAGCTCATGTCTTTGTAGCGCCCTTCAATTTTGAAAGAGCGCACACCGGCATCCACCAGCGCGGCCAGGTTAGCGGTCTGGTTGTTGTCTTTCATCGACAGCAGGTGTTTTTCAAACGCGACCACGCGCCCCTGATCGTCCTTAAGCGTGAACGGCAGGCGGCAGGCTTGCGAGCAGTCGCCACGGTTGGCGCTGCGCCCGGTCTGGGCATGGGAGATATAGCACTGGCCGGAATACGCCACGCACAGCGCGCCGTGAATAAAGAACTCTATCGTTGCATCGGTCGTGTCGTGAATGGCGCGAATCTGCTGCAAATCCAGCTCGCGCGCCAGTACGATTTGCGAGAAACCTGCCTGCGACAAAAACTGCGCCTTCTCCACGCTGCGAATGTCGCACTGGGTGCTGGCATGCAGATCGATAGGCGGGATATCCAGCTCCAGAATGCCCATATCCTGGACAATCAACGCATCCACGCCGACGTTGTAGATATCATGGATAAGCCGACGCGCCGGTTCCAGCTCGTCGTCGTGAAGAATGGTGTTGAGCGTCACGAACACTTTCGCCCCAAAGCGATGGGCAAAAGGAACCAGTTCGGCAATATCTTGCAGGCTGTTACCGGCATTGTGGCGAGCGCCAAAGCCGGGGCCGCCGATATACACCGCATCGGCACCGTGGAGAATCGCCTCACGGGCGATGGCGGTGTCGCGGGCCGGGCTGAGCAGTTCGAGAGCGTCAGAGTGCAGGCGCATTTAAGCTTATCCGTTATGTACTGAAAGGCGGCTATTGTAGACAGAATGCCCGACGAGCAAAACCTGTTTGCCATTTTAATTTCTGATGCAAAAACCGGGCGTTATCAGCACAACTTAGCAATATTATCAGCGCGTTAGCGGCTATCTTATTCACCTTATGGAGAATCACCAACACGGATGGCTTTGTAAAAATGGAACTTAACACCTCGCTTGTGCTGTTTACGCGCAGATTTATTGTCCCGACGCTTGTGGTACTGATGTGTTTTGCCTGGGCAGGCTGGAAGATATGGGAAGAATACAAAGCGCTGACGGCACAGGCCATCGCGCTAAAAAGTGAGCAAATGGCCTTTTACAAAGCGCGCCTGGATGAAAAGGAAAAGCTGTCGCAGTGGGAGGCGGTGCTGGAACAGCGTGAGCAGGCGCTGATTGCCCAACATCAGGCGCAGGAAAAAGAGCTGGCCGACGGTGCACTGGCGCTCGAACGCAGCAGTGCTCAGATGGCAGAAGACAGCGCCACGCAGCGCCAGCAGGAGGCCCGCGCGCAGCTTGAAACACTCATGACGCAATTCGCTGCTACCGGTGCCAGCCTCAGGCGCCTGCCGGACTGTACGGATAAAGACGGCTGGCGTGATTACAACCGGGCAGATGCCCTGTATGCCACAGCCAAAGCCATTGCCGACGCTAACCAGCTCACCCGCGACTATGCCGAGTTTTTTACCCGCAACGCGCACGGCAGCCTGGTGCCACTGTGCGGTACCACTAGCGCTGTGGGTAGTGAATCAGTGAGTGAAAGTAACACGGCGCAGCGCTGAGGTTACGGTAGGCGTGGGCAATGTCGCCAGCAAAACGCAGTCCCTCACCGGCTTGCAGCGTTTGCCAGCTACCGCTCAGGCCAATCTCCAGCGCGCCCTCAATCACCACCACATGTTCAATAACGCCTTGTTCATGGGGTGATGATTCACTCAGAACACCTGCAGGCAGCGTCACCGCCAGCAAATCAAAACGCAGGGCTTCATCGTAAGGGAAAACAGGTACAGCGGTCATGTCGCCTGAGGCGGCAACCGCCGCC
Coding sequences:
- a CDS encoding helix-turn-helix domain-containing protein; the encoded protein is MQQHYEREFNLDIINIVNLVGSRENALTIISVLKGDVTLVLDEQAARYSAGELAVVNRNSTWRLSGKGDNLIIVLTLPSLYLSRFTSNLASWYFKPERGREASSSVRLRQHIAEVAISHLQGNPELGLMEIHSRLPLILRILTQYCKIPAPVKRAGGYSQRIERVLEWMETHYAENVTLREAAQTQHVTEAYLSRLFSQEVGDSFRSRLADIRLRRVVSEMATSNRALYQIAHSCGFPDIRTFTVLFKKRYGVTPRQFRQTLREGGSNPASDALAEDKTLPFSYAELFALLTGQARDGENLWQESGATEKLLINARQLPDKPVTLAKRRYVLAVGKLDEILKSHIQQQIMLARRQLPLGWIEVHQLISGDTIMPDFHTDEQFPTWSRYSNADLAISFLHRAGIGLLVRIRDENLLSDEAGYQDKLLAFIHHCVLMFGEEYVHNWRFIVMAGAEAQSDPQAFSARFYVLRERLPPCRIGLAWPFSGHNARIGECPLFAMPLLHDVDFLGICANPNEHIDYRNAGETDFAASTRYVEQRLQAVVAQLRARGLQLPLFLQNWNTLTGDTLYSNGSFFRGALLMKTLLQLPEQAETLGFWINSQAQNEVLGHTHIDTSSLALFYDTVSRRPIFHVLALRERLRGRLIAWGEDHLIARDGDKYIVLLTHSVTINPWLSIQQHLLHGYRRHLRFTLDGLEAGIWQVKKHLFDQQNGTLYYEYERQHTRYGRDDETMAFISSRAEPTLALSDETVTDSWTVELQMDINAICLFELRRVG
- a CDS encoding amidohydrolase, whose translation is MTRQDFMAQNAGRYVELRRELHQHPEIGLEEKRTSDIVADCLSKMGYQVTRGLAGTGVVGTLKAGNGNKSIGLRADMDALPMAEHSGKAWSSKVEGKFHGCGHDGHTATLLLAADYLAKTRNFNGTLNLIFQPGEELLYGGRLMLEDGLFSQFPCDAIFAMHNMPGLKKGSLHFRKGPMMASSDTLEIEITGKGGHGAIPERTIDAGLVACHVVVALQSIVSRNVTPFEPAVVTVGSIQSGVAPNIINASAKLLLSVRTLNPQVRTMVLDNITRIACSQAESFGASASVNHLNGSPVLVNSPEMTDFALSVARELVDESMICPHTPPMMSSEDFAFMLEANPNGTYFFVGAGDEPGRCMVHNPGYDFNDDIIVPAATFWSALAETWLK
- a CDS encoding U32 family peptidase, whose amino-acid sequence is MRLHSDALELLSPARDTAIAREAILHGADAVYIGGPGFGARHNAGNSLQDIAELVPFAHRFGAKVFVTLNTILHDDELEPARRLIHDIYNVGVDALIVQDMGILELDIPPIDLHASTQCDIRSVEKAQFLSQAGFSQIVLARELDLQQIRAIHDTTDATIEFFIHGALCVAYSGQCYISHAQTGRSANRGDCSQACRLPFTLKDDQGRVVAFEKHLLSMKDNNQTANLAALVDAGVRSFKIEGRYKDMSYVKNITAWYRQQLDALLEDRSDLHPASHGRTQHFFAPSPDKTFHRGSTDYFVNGRQGDIGAFDSPTFVGLPVGELVKVGPDWIDVQSNEEMANGDGLNAMVKRDVVGFRVNVAEKTGNGRWRLWPNELPEGLRKLRLPHPLSRNLDHRWQQALLKHSSERRIDVKLELGGWEEQLILTATSEDGVSVTHTLDGQFNAANDAQKGREALETGLAKLGQTIYRASHVQLTLPEMYFVPNGQLNQLRRETIDMLDAARVAAYSRVTRKAESTPPPVWPESHLTFLANVYNDKARQFWQRHGVELIDAAYEAHEEKDDVPVMITKHCLRFAFNLCPKQAKGNIKSWRATPMQLVHQDEVLTLKFDCRPCEMHVIGKMKNHVLKMPLPGSVVGSVSPEELLKTLPSRREKS
- a CDS encoding helix-turn-helix domain-containing protein, with product MDITSRMAGILRQLRQARGWSLTHAAEHTGVSKAMLGQIERGESSPTVATLWKIATGFNVPFSAFFSTQLPAAVAASGDMTAVPVFPYDEALRFDLLAVTLPAGVLSESSPHEQGVIEHVVVIEGALEIGLSGSWQTLQAGEGLRFAGDIAHAYRNLSAAPCYFHSLIHYPQR